In Mixophyes fleayi isolate aMixFle1 chromosome 4, aMixFle1.hap1, whole genome shotgun sequence, the following proteins share a genomic window:
- the LOC142149695 gene encoding zona pellucida sperm-binding protein 3-like, whose product MGLWVRWSWLLLAALVYGSGFGGAGEHSLVKRQSDTWWRNYQPSAPQWGSPRGSHVGAARPVSGWGPSVRYDGGAAQSRQLQPPQDSPISVQCGEDKMVVTVARDLYGNGKLVKASDLTLGPQSCKPGPQSTVTSVVFENGLQECGNSLQMTPDWLIYITNLVYSPTSPRGVPITRTNPAVVPIQCFYPRHGNVSSNAIKPTWVPFSTTVSSEERLSFSLQLMTDDWSAPRSSSVFQLGDMFSIEATVDTQNHVPMILFIDRCVATVSPDVNSNPRYEIIASNGCLLDGKQEDSSSAFISPRPQSDKLQFTVDAFRFIGTDVSVVYITCYLKAAAVNQTPDPMNKACSYRKTSSSWFPVEGSNAICQCCDSGNCAAGQSRRIVSGGRLIGKREIAASSSTEEHGLATLGPLLVVGAEPVQASRATAESEHIELWVLVTIVSVSLVVVVGCFILTVKHVLKRRANVLVVEK is encoded by the exons ATGGGGCTGTGGGTGAGGTGGAGTTGGCTGCTGTTGGCGGCTCTGGTTTATGGATCAGGATTTGGCGGTGCTGGGGAGCATTCCTTGGTTAAGCGCCAGTCTGACACTTGGTGGAGGAATTACCAGCCCTCTGCACCTCAGTGGGGCTCCCCTAGAGGGTCTCATGTGGGGGCTGCTCGGCCTGTGTCAGGATGGGGCCCCTCTGTTAGGTATGATGGGGGAGCTGCTCAGTCTAGACAGCTGCAGCCACCCCAGGACTCTCCTATCAGTGTGCAGTGTGGAGAGGACAAGATGGTGGTGACTGTGGCCAGAGACCTCTATGGGAATGGGAAGCTGGTGAAAGCCTCTGATCTAACCCTAGGTCCCCAGTCCTGCAAGCCTGGCCCCCAGAGCACAGTTACCAGTGTGGTCTTTGAAAATGGTCTCCAAGAATGTGGGAACAGCTTACAG ATGACTCCAGATTGGCTGATCTACATAACCAATCTGGTATACAGTCCAACATCTCCCAGAGGTGTCCCCATCACCAGGACCAACCCTGCTGTGGTTCCCATCCAGTGTTTCTACCCCCG ACATGGTAATGTGAGCAGTAACGCCATCAAGCCAACATGGGTTCCATTCAGTACAACGGTGTCCTCAGAAGAGAGGTTGTCCTTCTCCTTGCAACTAATGACTG ATGACTGGAGTGCTCCCAGATCTTCATCTGTCTTCCAGCTGGGGGACATGTTCTCTATAGAGGCCACTGTGGACACTCAGAATCATGTCCCTATGATTCTCTTCATTGATCGCTGTGTGGCCACTGTGTCTCCTGATGTGAACTCCAACCCTCGTTATGAGATCATTGCTTCCAATGG GTGCCTGCTGGATGGTAAGCAAGAAGATTCCTCTTCTGCCTTCATATCCCCAAGACCCCAGTCAGACAAGCTCCAGTTTACGGTTGATGCTTTCCGCTTCATTGGGACAGATGTTTCTGTG GTCTACATCACTTGTTATCTAAAAGCTGCTGCTGTTAACCAGACCCCTGATCCCATGAACAAGGCCTGTTCCTACAGGAAAACTTCTAGCAG CTGGTTTCCTGTGGAGGGCTCCAATGCAATCTGCCAATGCTGTGACTCTGGGAACTGTGCCGCTGGTCAGAGCAGGAGAATTGTATCTGGTGGGAGACTAATTGGCAAAAGAGAAATTGCAGCCA GCTCTTCTACAGAAGAACATGGATTGGCAACATTGGGTCCTCTACTGGTGGTTGGAGCAGAACCTGTCCAGGCTTCCAGAGCAACAGCTGAGTCTGAACACATAGAACTGTGGGTGTTGGTGACCATTGTTTCAGTCAGTCTGGTTGTTGTAGTTGGCTGTTTTATTCTGACTGTAAAACATGTTCTGAAGAGACGGGCTAATGTACTGGTTGTAGAGAAATAA